The genome window TCGTCGCCTTCGGCGAACACCTGGGCAAGTTCCAGGTGGCGGGCATCGTCCTGATCATCGCGGGCGTCATCCTGCTGAACATGCGCGCCTCGCACTGACACCCCCCGACGGCGGGGGCGGCACCAGCCGCCCCCGCTCCGTCAGTCGAGCGGTGCCGAGGGATCCCAGTCGTTGAGCCTCGGCGCAGTGGCGCGGTGCTGGAGGAAGAACGCGATGGTGCCCTCGACCCCGTGGTAGGGCAGGCTCACGATTCCACCGTCCGCCTTGTCCACCACGACGCACCCGACGCCGTACCCGGCGGGGATGGGGTCGGGCCGCACGATGAACCCCTCCGCGAACTCCACCGCCGACCAGCCGTCCGAGCCACCGACAACGCTGCTCACCATCGCGACGGCCGCCTCGGCAGTCAGCGGACCGCCCGCCGCCGCCTGATAGTCAGTCATGGACACACCTCTCTGTTCTGCCTCTGGGTCAGCGCGGCTCGGGATGAGCGAGCGGTTTGCGGTCAGGCCCCAGCGGGATGTAGTTGACCTGCCCGGCCCCCGGGTGGATGGGCAGGTTGCTGACTATGTTGCCCTGGGGATCGACCCAGTAGATCGTGCCCTGGTAGTTGACGGCGGCAAAGGCATGCCCGCCGCCGTCCGGCCAGAAGACCCCCACCGCTGCCGACGAACCGTGCCCGCCGGCCAGCAGGTCCCGGGCGACCCGGTTGTAGCCGTCCGTGTTCCACCCGGCGACGGTCTCCGGGACACCGGCCCAACGGGACTGGTTCCGGACCGAGTTGTTCTCCGGGGCGGCCGGGTCCAGCCTCCCGTCGGGCCCGAGGTCGAGGGTCCGACCGGCCGCCACTCGCGGGTTCCCGTACCAGGTCTCCAGGAACGCCCGGGTGGCGTCGGCGCAGTTGTTCGCCCGGCCCGGGTAGAAGATCCCCGGACCGTTCTGCTGCGACACCCATCCCGTGGTCGGGTCCGGGTGCACCTGGAACGACCCGTCCGGGTTCCGCGGCAGGGCGCTCTCCAGGTTCTGCTGGTAGAGGTCGGGGATCGGCCGGAGCCCTCCAGGTTTGCCGTTGAGAAGTGGCCCCCGCACCGCGTCCAGGCCGGTCGGCCGCTCCATCGGCGCCCGCGGCCCGGCCATGCCGCCGGCCGCGCCGGACAGGACGTCCATGAGCTTGACCTTGCCGTCGTCGAACACGTAGTCCTGCCCGGCCGACATCCCGCCGCCGATCAGGGCTCGCCCGCCGAGCGTGTTCATCTGGTCCGAGAGCACGCTCAGCGCATCGGTCAGCGCGGGCGAGCCGGCCTCCCCCGCTGCCCGGACGGCGACGTTCGCCCCGGAGGACGCCCCGCCCATCGCGCCGCCGGTCAGCGCACCGGTACCGGCCGAGTCCAGTACCTCGGTGACGCTGATGCCGTTCTGGTCCCCGAAGCCCATCTTGATCGGCTGGGCGACCGCCAGGTCCACGGTGGCGGACTCGACCGCGCCGAACACCGCGCCGACCAGCACGGTGGAGGCGATCTCGGCGACCGCCTCCGTGACGGTGACACCGAGCGCGGTCGCCGCCGCCACGATGGAGGCGGAGGCGGACGCGGCGGCTGCCTCCGACAAGCCCGCGGTGAACCAGGCCAGCACGGCGCCGGCGACCAGCACGCCACCGACCAGGGCGATCTCCTCTTCGAGCTTGCCCTTGGCCTTCTTCACCTGGTCCGCGTACTCGGTGAACGCCTTGGACATCGACCGGCAGGCGTCGGACGCGTCCTTCAACCAGCCCTTGCCGTCCTTGTAGTACTGCCCCCAGAAGGCCTCGAAGGCGTCGACCGCCTTCCCCGTGTTGTTCTGCGCGACCCCCAGGGCCTCCTTGTTGGCCTTTCCGCAGACGTCGTCGATGGCGTCGGCGAGCGCGTCCCAGGCCTTCGCGGCGGCCCGCAGGCCGTCCTCGTCGGCGTCCGGCCACCACATGCCGGTGATCTTGCGGACGACCTTCTCCGCGTCCTGCTTGGCGCCCACTACTCGCGCGCCTTCTCGGAGTCGTCCGCCGACCCGCTGCCGGCGAGCGTGGCCGCCACGGCGGTGTCGTTGCCCTGGTGGTTGCCGGCCATCGCCTCAAGTCCGAGGTGGACGCTGGCCAACCCCTTGACCAACACCCCGAGCGACTTGAGGAGTTGGTCGCGCTGCGGTGTGTACGCCGCCCCGAACTTCTTCCCCGGGTCATCCGCTCCCCAGGGCGAGCCCAGCCCCTGCAGGGCGCTCGTCAGGTTGGTGATCGCGGAGTCGAGGCGCTGGCTCTGTGTCGTGAACGTCGGTGCGGCCGCGAGCACCTCGTCCGGGTGGATCGAGATGTCCGGTTGTGCAGGCTGGTTCCCCATACCGAGTCTCCTGGGCGTTTCGTCTTCCCCCGCCGGTCGGACGCGTGCGGACCACCGACCGGCCCCGCCGGACAATCTACCCACGGTGTCAATCGGGTGACGGACCGTCGCCGATTCGGCCGGATCGGCTGACGGACGTTCAAACCTTTGCTTCATGAATACGACAACCGGATGAATCAACGACAGTTGACGGTGTCTCATAGGTCACAGCCGTCGTTGACGGGACCTACCACCCCTCAGGGAAACCCATGCGACGTTCCACCCGTCACCTCTCCGTGTCGACGCTGGCCGCCACCGCGCTGGTCGCCGGCACGATCATCACCGGAACGGCGCCCGCCATGGCGGCGAACGCACTGCCGAAGCCGGTGCCGGCCTCGTTCGGGCACAAGCTGGCCGGGCCGTACCCGACGCCGTACAGCGTGGCCGACTGCCAGACCCTGTTGAACCGTTCCTGCTACGGGCCGACCCAGTTGGAGAAGGCCTACGACGAGCAGCCGCTCTTCGACCGCGGGATCAACGGCGCGGGGCGCACCATCGTGATCGTCGACTCGTTCGGCTCGCCGACCATCCAGAACGACCTGGACGTCTACAGCCAGCACTACGGGATCCCCAGCGCCAACGTGCAGGTGGTCAAGTGGGGCAACGTGCCGACCTTCGACCCGAACGACCCGGACATGACCGGGTGGGCCGAGGAGACCACCATCGACGTCGACATGGCGCACGCGATGGCCCCCGGCGCCAAGATCGTGCTGGTCGAGACCGGCGTCTCGGAGACCACCGGCGTCACCGGGTTCCCGGAGATGATGAGCGCCGAGGACTCGCTGATCAAGCAGGGCGTCGGCGACGTGATCTCGCAGAGCTTCGGCTCCACCGAGAACGACTTCGCCGGCTTCGACCAGGGCGACTACTCCAGCCTGCTCAACCTGCGCTACGCCTTCAAGGACGCGCAGGCGCACGGCGTCTCGGTACTGGCCTCCTCGGGCGACAGCGGGGTGACCGACGCGGAGAACGACGGCTCCACCAACTTCCCGTACCCGGTGACCTCCTGGCCGCCGTCCGACCCGCTGGTGACCGGCGTCGGCGGCACCTCGGTGCACCTGGACGCCAACGGGAACCGGCTCTCCCCCGACACGGTCTGGGACGACCCGGCGCCGAACGACCACGGCGCCTCCGGCGGCGGCAAGTCGAAGGTCTTCCCGCGCCCGCTCTTCCAGACCGGTGTGCAGAACGTGGTGGGCAACACCCGCGGCGTGCCGGACGTCAGCATGCTGGGCGACCCGCTGACCGGCGTCTGGACCTACAACAGCTACGGCCCGCAGGACAACGGCTGGGAGCTGTGGGGCGGCACCAGCGTGGCCTGCCCGATCTTCTCGGGCGTGGTGGCGCTCGCCGACCAGCAGGCCGGGCACCGGCTGGGCAACCTGAACTACGCCCTGTACGGCCTGAGCGCCCTGCAGCAGGCCGGCCTGCCGGGCACCGGCCTGACCGACATCGTCGGCGGCAGCAACACCTACGGCGGCGTCCAGGGCTGGCCGGTGACCCCCGGCTACGACCTGGCGACCGGCGTCGGCACGGTCGACGTGGCCAAGTTCGTCCCGGCGATCGCCGCACTGGGCTGAACGGTGCCGGGCTGAACGGCGCCGGGCTGGACAGCACTGGGCTGACCAGCCAGGTCCGACACCGGTAGCGCCAGGGGTGCCCGCCACGGCGGGCACCCCTTCGTCGTGCGATATCTTGATGTCAAGACGTTGTAGACGTGAAGGCGGAGTACCGGTGACTGACTCGACGATCATCTATACGCACACTGACGAGGCCCCTGCCCTCGCGACGTACTCGTTCCTGCCGGTGATCCA of Kitasatospora viridis contains these proteins:
- a CDS encoding toxin glutamine deamidase domain-containing protein — protein: MGAKQDAEKVVRKITGMWWPDADEDGLRAAAKAWDALADAIDDVCGKANKEALGVAQNNTGKAVDAFEAFWGQYYKDGKGWLKDASDACRSMSKAFTEYADQVKKAKGKLEEEIALVGGVLVAGAVLAWFTAGLSEAAAASASASIVAAATALGVTVTEAVAEIASTVLVGAVFGAVESATVDLAVAQPIKMGFGDQNGISVTEVLDSAGTGALTGGAMGGASSGANVAVRAAGEAGSPALTDALSVLSDQMNTLGGRALIGGGMSAGQDYVFDDGKVKLMDVLSGAAGGMAGPRAPMERPTGLDAVRGPLLNGKPGGLRPIPDLYQQNLESALPRNPDGSFQVHPDPTTGWVSQQNGPGIFYPGRANNCADATRAFLETWYGNPRVAAGRTLDLGPDGRLDPAAPENNSVRNQSRWAGVPETVAGWNTDGYNRVARDLLAGGHGSSAAVGVFWPDGGGHAFAAVNYQGTIYWVDPQGNIVSNLPIHPGAGQVNYIPLGPDRKPLAHPEPR
- a CDS encoding WXG100 family type VII secretion target, which gives rise to MGNQPAQPDISIHPDEVLAAAPTFTTQSQRLDSAITNLTSALQGLGSPWGADDPGKKFGAAYTPQRDQLLKSLGVLVKGLASVHLGLEAMAGNHQGNDTAVAATLAGSGSADDSEKARE
- a CDS encoding S53 family peptidase — protein: MRRSTRHLSVSTLAATALVAGTIITGTAPAMAANALPKPVPASFGHKLAGPYPTPYSVADCQTLLNRSCYGPTQLEKAYDEQPLFDRGINGAGRTIVIVDSFGSPTIQNDLDVYSQHYGIPSANVQVVKWGNVPTFDPNDPDMTGWAEETTIDVDMAHAMAPGAKIVLVETGVSETTGVTGFPEMMSAEDSLIKQGVGDVISQSFGSTENDFAGFDQGDYSSLLNLRYAFKDAQAHGVSVLASSGDSGVTDAENDGSTNFPYPVTSWPPSDPLVTGVGGTSVHLDANGNRLSPDTVWDDPAPNDHGASGGGKSKVFPRPLFQTGVQNVVGNTRGVPDVSMLGDPLTGVWTYNSYGPQDNGWELWGGTSVACPIFSGVVALADQQAGHRLGNLNYALYGLSALQQAGLPGTGLTDIVGGSNTYGGVQGWPVTPGYDLATGVGTVDVAKFVPAIAALG